The following proteins are encoded in a genomic region of Levilactobacillus zymae:
- a CDS encoding 3-hydroxyacyl-ACP dehydratase FabZ family protein produces MTPNVNDVIPQRYPFEMIDRFLDVQAGVKARSVKLISINEWFFANQPVNRLVVPRPIMIEAMAQTGVAAILSLPKYQGKNVFFGGIKNATFQDDFRPGDRLIFEVEMKKLKMNIGLGHGSIIRDGQVICEADLIFAVE; encoded by the coding sequence ATGACACCCAACGTAAATGATGTGATTCCCCAACGCTATCCTTTTGAAATGATTGACCGCTTTTTGGATGTTCAAGCAGGTGTTAAGGCAAGATCGGTGAAACTGATTTCCATTAATGAATGGTTCTTTGCCAACCAGCCGGTTAACCGGTTAGTTGTCCCACGGCCAATTATGATTGAGGCAATGGCTCAGACTGGGGTTGCTGCCATTCTGTCATTACCAAAATATCAAGGGAAAAATGTGTTTTTTGGCGGCATAAAAAACGCCACTTTTCAAGATGATTTTCGACCAGGCGACCGGTTAATCTTTGAAGTGGAAATGAAAAAGCTCAAAATGAACATTGGATTAGGTCACGGATCGATTATTCGAGACGGTCAAGTGATTTGTGAGGCCGACCTGATATTTGCGGTGGAATGA
- the acpP gene encoding acyl carrier protein, with protein sequence MTKEEVFNKVKDIIVDQLDVDADKIKEDTNFKNDLYLDSLDIFEVVDKIEDTYDIEIETETDKGMETVGDLVDYVFKQQTK encoded by the coding sequence ATGACTAAAGAAGAAGTATTTAACAAGGTAAAGGATATTATCGTGGACCAATTGGATGTTGATGCAGACAAAATTAAAGAAGACACTAATTTCAAGAATGATCTTTATCTTGACAGTTTGGATATCTTCGAAGTTGTTGACAAAATTGAAGATACTTATGATATCGAAATTGAAACTGAAACTGACAAAGGTATGGAAACTGTTGGTGATTTGGTAGATTACGTTTTTAAACAACAAACTAAGTAG
- a CDS encoding IS30 family transposase: MTQSKRTTTSHYQQLQSAERTLIMNWRFDGRSCHQIAQMLHRSPSTISREIRRGSVHQLGPNRRPTLVYWAESAQLLHNKAREACHAQSWLDKAPQFFLQLTKALKKRQRLLSVDTFVHYYQVNHPDDRCPSVPTVYRYIDAGVLKLKNGDLPMKLRRHARSGYRSHKRLNKRNFGKSIEELPVEAQERQVAGHWEGDLVKGKREASEPALMTLIDRAKRYAIIVKIPNYHADTCLNTLQNIVDDYGPEHFKTVLFDNGSEFSKLSQVKGPDVYFAHPYSPWERGSNEHLNGEIREFIPKGKSMKELSIVNVQAIQDILNSRPRKVLGYQTAMSLLPDFD, translated from the coding sequence ATGACCCAATCTAAGCGTACCACGACTAGTCATTACCAACAACTCCAATCTGCCGAACGGACTCTTATTATGAACTGGCGATTTGATGGCCGTTCTTGCCATCAGATCGCCCAAATGTTGCACCGAAGTCCCAGCACCATCAGTCGTGAAATTCGACGAGGGAGCGTTCACCAGCTAGGCCCTAATCGACGACCTACACTGGTCTATTGGGCTGAGTCTGCCCAATTACTACACAATAAAGCCCGTGAAGCCTGTCACGCCCAGAGCTGGCTTGACAAGGCACCACAATTCTTCCTACAGCTAACTAAAGCGCTCAAAAAACGCCAACGTCTTTTAAGCGTAGATACCTTTGTGCACTATTATCAGGTCAATCACCCGGACGACCGGTGTCCTTCAGTGCCCACTGTCTATCGCTATATCGACGCGGGTGTCCTGAAATTAAAGAATGGCGATTTACCCATGAAGCTGCGGCGACACGCTAGATCCGGTTATCGTTCACACAAACGCCTAAACAAGCGTAACTTCGGGAAATCCATCGAAGAGCTTCCCGTAGAGGCCCAAGAACGTCAGGTCGCTGGCCATTGGGAAGGCGACTTGGTTAAGGGCAAGCGTGAGGCCAGTGAACCAGCACTAATGACCCTTATTGACCGGGCAAAACGGTATGCCATCATTGTCAAGATACCGAATTACCACGCCGATACCTGCCTTAATACGCTTCAGAACATTGTTGACGACTATGGACCGGAGCACTTCAAAACGGTGCTTTTTGACAACGGTTCTGAGTTTTCCAAACTTTCCCAGGTCAAGGGACCGGATGTCTATTTTGCTCATCCGTACTCGCCCTGGGAACGTGGCAGTAACGAGCATCTGAATGGTGAAATCCGTGAGTTCATTCCTAAGGGTAAGTCCATGAAAGAGCTAAGTATTGTGAACGTTCAGGCCATCCAGGATATCCTTAACTCTCGTCCCCGCAAGGTTCTGGGCTACCAGACTGCCATGTCCTTATTACCCGATTTCGACTAA
- a CDS encoding MarR family transcriptional regulator, with translation MNSTSDEIKDDYNFISEALIDIYDQIMRIEESEIRKSRFKGITAKELHLIHTIGLHDRKTTSEVSRVLKLSKGTLTANLNNLEKKGYIIRMINQQDRRIINLGLTSKGRLLYRAHYAFHRQLVESCLKGFDGSDIRKMRQALVNVEKFIDEVSSK, from the coding sequence ATGAATTCGACGAGTGATGAAATTAAAGATGATTACAATTTCATAAGTGAGGCTTTGATAGATATTTATGATCAGATAATGCGAATTGAAGAGAGTGAAATTCGAAAGAGTCGATTTAAGGGCATCACTGCAAAAGAATTGCATCTTATTCATACAATTGGCCTTCATGATCGGAAAACAACTTCAGAAGTATCACGTGTTTTGAAGTTAAGTAAAGGGACGTTAACTGCCAATCTTAATAACCTTGAGAAAAAAGGCTACATCATTCGAATGATTAACCAACAGGACCGTCGGATTATCAACCTTGGGCTGACGAGTAAGGGCAGATTGCTTTATCGTGCCCACTATGCGTTCCATCGCCAGTTGGTTGAAAGTTGCTTAAAGGGATTTGACGGATCCGATATTCGAAAGATGCGGCAGGCATTGGTTAACGTTGAGAAATTTATTGACGAGGTTTCATCAAAATGA
- a CDS encoding acetyl-CoA carboxylase carboxyltransferase subunit beta: MLQSRFKMPSRDELKKRMDKIPDNLMKECPICHTTFFSMRMGKQRTCPNCGFGFRITARRRAKITFDTFDEMDADVTVPDQYDDKKYRGKIAKAKKVTGIKESVLTGIGSLDHQKVAAGIMDPFFIMGSLGSATGEKIVRLFEKATTEKLPVVMFTASGGARMQEGIKSLMQMAKVSQAVEAHSKAGLFYLVVLCDPTTGGVTASFAMQGDIILAESHALVGFAGRRVIEQTIMKQPPKNFQRAETVLDHGFIDAIVPRTNLKQTISQFLRLHQREASHG; the protein is encoded by the coding sequence ATGCTGCAAAGTCGGTTTAAAATGCCCAGTCGTGATGAATTAAAAAAGCGAATGGATAAAATCCCCGATAACTTAATGAAAGAATGCCCAATTTGCCATACAACGTTTTTTTCGATGAGAATGGGCAAGCAGCGAACCTGCCCTAATTGTGGATTTGGTTTTCGAATTACGGCTCGCAGGCGGGCTAAGATTACGTTTGATACCTTTGACGAAATGGATGCAGACGTAACGGTTCCCGACCAATATGACGATAAGAAGTATCGGGGTAAAATTGCAAAAGCAAAAAAGGTAACCGGAATTAAGGAAAGTGTCTTGACTGGAATCGGGTCACTGGATCATCAAAAAGTGGCGGCCGGAATTATGGACCCATTCTTTATCATGGGTAGTCTTGGCAGTGCCACTGGTGAAAAAATTGTTCGATTGTTCGAAAAAGCAACCACTGAAAAGTTGCCGGTTGTCATGTTTACGGCTTCTGGTGGTGCGAGGATGCAGGAAGGGATCAAGTCACTGATGCAAATGGCAAAGGTGTCCCAGGCTGTTGAGGCTCACAGCAAAGCCGGACTGTTTTATCTGGTGGTTCTTTGTGATCCAACGACTGGTGGCGTTACTGCCAGTTTTGCAATGCAGGGCGACATTATTTTAGCCGAATCTCATGCTTTGGTTGGATTTGCTGGTCGCCGAGTCATTGAACAAACAATTATGAAGCAGCCACCCAAGAATTTTCAAAGGGCTGAAACTGTTTTGGATCACGGCTTTATCGATGCGATTGTTCCGCGGACCAATTTAAAGCAGACAATCTCTCAATTTTTGCGACTGCATCAGAGGGAGGCTAGTCATGGCTAA
- the fabF gene encoding beta-ketoacyl-ACP synthase II yields MNRVVVTGMGAVTPLGNDVDSFLTNLLNSKVGINKITKFDAEATGISVAGEVKDFDAMKRLDRKTAKRNDLFVNYALYSAHEAMEMAGLNEDNIKPEELGVIYGSGIGGLTTIQEQVIKMHDKGPKRVSPLFVPNSIVNMAAGDISIAFKARNTSQAIVTACSSGTNAIGNAFEYIKEGKAEAMIAGGTEASVNEIGISGFAAITALSKTEDPMKASIPFDKDRNGFVMGEGSGTLVLESYDHAKARGAKILAEIVGYGTTSDAYHMTAPDPEGTGAKRAMQMAIDEAEIDATDVDYINAHGTSTHANDSAESKAINVVFSKNDHVKVSSTKGMTGHALGAAGAIEAVATIGAIQRNQMPVNVGVVNQDEECDVDLVDDTNKKTTVNYAISNSFGFGGHNAVIAFKGCD; encoded by the coding sequence ATGAACAGAGTCGTTGTTACTGGAATGGGTGCCGTTACCCCACTCGGAAATGATGTTGATAGTTTTCTGACCAACTTATTAAATTCGAAGGTTGGCATTAATAAGATTACCAAATTTGATGCAGAAGCAACTGGAATTTCTGTTGCCGGTGAAGTCAAGGACTTTGACGCAATGAAGCGCTTGGACCGAAAAACCGCAAAGCGAAATGATCTGTTTGTCAATTACGCGCTATATAGTGCTCACGAAGCGATGGAAATGGCTGGCTTGAATGAAGACAATATCAAACCAGAGGAACTAGGCGTCATTTATGGTTCAGGAATTGGTGGTTTGACGACCATTCAAGAGCAAGTCATCAAGATGCACGACAAAGGACCTAAGCGGGTATCACCTCTCTTTGTGCCTAATTCCATTGTTAATATGGCTGCCGGTGATATTTCAATTGCCTTCAAGGCCCGTAACACCAGTCAAGCTATTGTGACTGCCTGTTCGTCAGGGACTAATGCAATTGGCAATGCCTTTGAATATATTAAAGAAGGAAAAGCTGAGGCAATGATTGCAGGCGGAACTGAAGCTTCAGTAAATGAAATTGGTATTTCAGGATTTGCTGCAATTACGGCATTATCGAAGACCGAAGATCCAATGAAAGCGTCAATTCCGTTTGATAAAGACCGAAATGGTTTTGTAATGGGTGAAGGTTCTGGAACCCTGGTCTTGGAAAGTTATGACCATGCCAAAGCACGTGGCGCTAAGATCCTTGCTGAGATTGTTGGTTATGGAACGACTAGTGATGCTTACCATATGACAGCGCCTGATCCAGAGGGAACCGGCGCTAAACGGGCAATGCAAATGGCCATTGACGAGGCTGAAATTGATGCCACTGATGTTGACTATATTAACGCGCACGGAACAAGTACTCATGCCAATGACAGCGCTGAATCCAAGGCAATCAATGTGGTCTTCTCAAAGAATGATCATGTTAAGGTAAGCAGTACCAAAGGTATGACTGGCCACGCATTGGGCGCAGCCGGTGCGATTGAGGCTGTTGCAACAATCGGCGCAATTCAAAGAAACCAAATGCCGGTAAATGTGGGTGTTGTTAACCAAGATGAAGAATGTGATGTTGATTTAGTTGATGACACCAATAAGAAAACAACTGTTAACTATGCAATCAGTAACTCATTTGGATTTGGAGGACACAACGCTGTAATTGCATTTAAGGGATGTGATTAA
- the accB gene encoding acetyl-CoA carboxylase biotin carboxyl carrier protein, with protein sequence MDEKEIERLLDKFDKSSLKNFELTQDDFKLALSKREAGDQVVVGEPTLTTPNDTVSAPKPTSKQSQNESTTPAVNSAADVAEIKAPLVGVIYFAPSPDKPAFKKQGDKVEKGDVVCVIEAMKMINEVKSDVSGTISNILVEDGSMVEYDQPLFQVLNCQIKCNTHNPFLSVGLA encoded by the coding sequence ATGGACGAGAAGGAAATTGAACGGTTATTAGATAAGTTTGATAAATCATCACTCAAAAACTTTGAGTTAACGCAGGATGATTTTAAATTGGCATTGAGTAAACGTGAGGCTGGTGACCAAGTTGTTGTAGGTGAGCCAACATTAACAACACCTAATGACACTGTTAGCGCACCTAAACCGACGTCAAAACAATCACAGAATGAATCAACAACGCCAGCTGTTAATTCGGCAGCTGATGTCGCCGAAATTAAAGCACCGCTGGTAGGTGTTATCTATTTCGCGCCAAGTCCCGATAAGCCTGCCTTTAAAAAGCAGGGCGATAAAGTTGAAAAAGGGGACGTTGTCTGCGTTATTGAAGCAATGAAGATGATCAATGAAGTTAAGAGTGATGTTTCAGGAACAATTTCAAATATCTTGGTTGAGGATGGCAGTATGGTTGAGTATGATCAACCACTGTTTCAAGTCCTGAATTGTCAAATCAAGTGCAACACTCACAACCCATTCTTATCAGTTGGTCTAGCTTAG
- the fabG gene encoding 3-oxoacyl-[acyl-carrier-protein] reductase: protein MSEAKQIALVTGAAKGIGLAIAKRLSKDGMTVVLNTHHALDDDVKQQLSDQGVTFDNLVGDVANEDDAQAMIDSLLEKYGQIDVLVNNAGINRDKLLSRTKLSDFKAVIDTNLIGAFNMTKFAMKSMQKSRSGVIVNISSISGLHGNIGQANYSASKAGLVGLTKTAAREGALRNIRCNAVAPGMIETDMTGKMSERRQKEFTDQIPLKRFGRPEEIADAVSFLVHNDYLTGQVITIDGGLTI, encoded by the coding sequence ATGAGTGAAGCAAAACAAATTGCATTAGTAACCGGTGCCGCAAAGGGGATCGGATTAGCGATTGCCAAAAGGCTTTCAAAAGATGGTATGACAGTTGTTTTAAATACGCACCATGCTTTAGATGATGATGTGAAGCAGCAATTAAGTGATCAGGGAGTTACTTTTGATAATTTGGTTGGCGACGTGGCCAACGAAGATGATGCCCAAGCAATGATTGACAGTTTGCTGGAAAAATATGGTCAAATTGATGTTTTAGTAAACAATGCGGGCATTAACCGCGACAAATTATTGAGCCGCACTAAGCTGTCGGATTTTAAAGCAGTTATTGACACAAATTTAATTGGCGCGTTTAACATGACCAAGTTTGCAATGAAGTCAATGCAAAAGAGTCGTTCTGGTGTCATTGTCAACATTTCCAGTATTTCAGGCTTGCATGGTAATATTGGGCAGGCTAATTATTCCGCTAGTAAAGCTGGACTAGTCGGTTTGACAAAAACAGCCGCTCGTGAAGGGGCTTTACGTAATATTCGTTGTAATGCTGTTGCTCCGGGAATGATTGAAACCGATATGACTGGAAAAATGAGCGAACGTCGTCAAAAAGAATTCACTGATCAAATTCCGTTGAAACGATTTGGCCGACCGGAAGAAATTGCCGACGCAGTTTCGTTCTTGGTGCATAATGATTATTTAACAGGTCAAGTCATCACAATTGATGGTGGATTAACAATTTAA
- a CDS encoding beta-ketoacyl-ACP synthase III → MKFEDFKIVATASQVPERVVDNHELSTMMDTSDEWIVKRTGIKRRHIAVTETTSSLCTSVAQQLLAQSELQPDDIDLIVVATMSPDYLTPSTSATVQGNIGATKAMAFDIDAACSGFVYGLKLIRQMLMADHKKNAILIGGETLSKLLDWSDRSTAVLFGDGAGGVLVTNETTADGSYLADSMTTLGSLGGYLTAGKTGQPSPFSSDHQPFKPFFKMNGRRVYQFAVKNVPDSVNHALSVAKLAPTDVDHYVLHQANVRIVERIADELELPMTKFPVNIGEFGNTAAASEPILLDQLVKHNIIKRGDTIALSGFGGGLTVGTMLLTY, encoded by the coding sequence ATGAAATTTGAAGATTTTAAAATAGTAGCTACGGCGAGTCAAGTGCCTGAGCGAGTTGTTGATAATCATGAACTTTCAACGATGATGGACACCTCTGATGAGTGGATCGTTAAGCGAACGGGAATTAAGCGTCGGCATATTGCCGTTACTGAAACTACAAGCTCACTTTGTACCAGCGTTGCTCAGCAATTACTTGCTCAAAGCGAACTGCAGCCTGACGATATTGATTTGATCGTTGTTGCAACCATGTCACCTGATTATTTAACACCTTCTACCAGTGCAACTGTGCAAGGAAACATTGGTGCTACTAAGGCGATGGCGTTTGATATTGATGCAGCCTGCTCAGGGTTTGTTTATGGATTGAAGCTAATTCGGCAAATGCTGATGGCAGATCATAAAAAGAATGCCATTTTAATTGGTGGTGAAACGTTAAGTAAGCTTTTGGATTGGTCTGATCGATCCACTGCCGTTTTGTTTGGTGATGGTGCCGGTGGGGTTTTGGTTACGAACGAGACAACTGCTGATGGGTCATATCTTGCAGATAGTATGACAACCCTTGGCAGTCTTGGTGGCTATTTAACGGCTGGTAAGACTGGTCAGCCATCACCATTTTCATCAGATCATCAACCATTCAAGCCGTTCTTTAAGATGAATGGTCGGCGTGTTTATCAATTCGCGGTTAAGAATGTTCCCGATTCGGTTAACCATGCATTATCGGTGGCTAAATTAGCACCGACAGATGTTGACCACTATGTCCTTCATCAAGCGAACGTTCGAATTGTCGAGCGGATTGCGGATGAACTCGAGCTGCCAATGACCAAATTTCCGGTTAACATCGGTGAATTTGGGAATACCGCAGCTGCCAGCGAACCGATCTTGTTGGATCAGCTAGTAAAACACAACATTATCAAACGTGGCGATACAATTGCGTTAAGTGGCTTCGGTGGTGGCTTAACAGTTGGAACCATGTTACTGACTTATTAA
- a CDS encoding ACP S-malonyltransferase yields the protein MRLSYLFSGQGKQFPEMGQDLYQQEVIYRQTIEEASAALNMDLSKSEVMDDPNNVQVAIVAMSTGIFRILEKEFGSPVGAAGLSLGEYSAIIAARGVQFADALKLVRDRSRYMDKAGKDHPGKMAAVLKANADLVREACRVGAQAGDIYPANFNTDSQIVIGGTQAGLDAATTYLHEHGIKRVVPLKMTVASHTPFMQEASDLLADRIQTVDFHEFKFPVISNTTMTQFDVANMKQTLVDQLVNPTHFIDCLKALVNLGSDTMIEIGPGDTLMKFAKSLSTVDTLHIDSVKTLNDVRSNVKLVK from the coding sequence TTGAGATTAAGTTATTTATTTAGCGGTCAGGGAAAACAATTTCCCGAGATGGGGCAGGACCTTTACCAACAAGAGGTAATTTATCGTCAAACCATTGAGGAAGCTTCTGCTGCACTTAATATGGATTTGAGTAAATCAGAGGTTATGGATGATCCCAATAATGTCCAGGTCGCCATTGTCGCAATGAGTACCGGTATTTTTCGGATTCTTGAAAAAGAATTCGGATCACCAGTGGGCGCTGCTGGATTGAGCCTTGGCGAATATAGTGCAATTATAGCTGCTCGTGGTGTTCAGTTTGCTGATGCGCTAAAGCTGGTTCGTGATCGTTCTCGCTATATGGATAAAGCAGGAAAAGATCATCCGGGTAAAATGGCAGCTGTTCTTAAGGCAAACGCTGATTTAGTCCGTGAAGCCTGCCGGGTTGGTGCTCAAGCAGGTGATATTTACCCAGCTAATTTTAATACCGATTCGCAGATTGTTATCGGGGGTACACAGGCCGGTTTGGACGCAGCAACCACTTATCTTCATGAACATGGGATTAAGCGGGTTGTTCCGTTAAAAATGACGGTTGCTTCTCATACTCCGTTTATGCAAGAAGCAAGTGATTTATTAGCTGATCGAATTCAAACTGTTGACTTTCATGAGTTTAAGTTTCCTGTTATTAGTAATACAACAATGACCCAATTTGATGTTGCCAATATGAAACAGACGCTGGTTGATCAGTTGGTTAATCCGACCCATTTCATTGATTGCCTCAAAGCCTTAGTCAATTTGGGCAGTGATACGATGATTGAAATCGGTCCGGGTGATACGTTGATGAAGTTTGCAAAATCGTTATCAACTGTTGACACACTACATATTGATAGTGTTAAGACATTGAATGATGTCAGATCAAATGTAAAGTTGGTGAAATAA
- a CDS encoding acetyl/propionyl/methylcrotonyl-CoA carboxylase subunit alpha codes for MFKKVLVANRGEIAVQIIRALHDMNIEAVAVYSSADKESLFVHLADEAICIGGAQPSDSYLNMAQIMSAATLTGCEAIHPGYGFLSENAEFAEMCESCHIQFIGPSHQLISLMGDKANAREAMKSAGVPVIPGSEGDVTSVDQAERIAEKIGFPVLLKSAAGGGGKGIREVDRPEELRDSFEQCQREAKASFGDDSMYVEKLIRDAKHVEMQVIADNFGHVVYLPERDCSLQRNHQKVIEESPCILISPEERQELGEIVAKATLKLGYTNTGTYEFLMDHDHHFYFMEMNTRLQVEHTITEEVTGIELVKGQLAVAANEVLPFVQADATVKGHALECRLNAEDPENNFAPQPGKITHLFFPDGSLGVRIDAGVTNGSFISPFYDSMIAKLIVHLNDRNAVIAKMKRVLSELEITGVITNQAFLYELVTSDRFKQGTYSTSFIENDVLAGRRGLNAAKSV; via the coding sequence ATGTTTAAAAAAGTATTAGTGGCAAATCGTGGCGAAATTGCTGTGCAAATTATCAGAGCACTTCATGACATGAATATTGAAGCAGTTGCTGTTTATTCCAGTGCTGATAAGGAGAGCTTGTTTGTTCATTTAGCTGATGAGGCGATCTGTATTGGCGGTGCCCAGCCGAGTGATTCTTATTTAAATATGGCCCAAATTATGAGTGCCGCAACTTTAACTGGTTGTGAAGCCATTCATCCCGGGTACGGTTTTCTCTCTGAGAATGCTGAGTTTGCGGAAATGTGTGAGTCTTGTCATATTCAATTCATTGGTCCTAGCCATCAATTGATTTCACTGATGGGTGACAAGGCTAACGCCAGAGAGGCAATGAAGTCCGCGGGCGTTCCGGTGATCCCTGGTAGCGAGGGTGATGTCACTTCAGTTGATCAAGCTGAACGGATTGCTGAAAAAATTGGTTTCCCAGTTTTATTGAAATCCGCTGCCGGTGGTGGTGGTAAAGGTATCCGTGAGGTTGATCGGCCAGAAGAGCTTCGTGATTCATTCGAGCAGTGCCAACGTGAGGCCAAGGCATCATTTGGTGATGATAGTATGTATGTTGAAAAACTAATCCGAGATGCCAAACATGTTGAAATGCAGGTGATTGCGGATAATTTTGGCCACGTTGTCTATTTACCGGAACGTGACTGTTCTCTGCAACGAAATCATCAAAAGGTAATTGAAGAAAGTCCATGTATTTTGATTTCTCCTGAAGAACGTCAGGAATTAGGTGAAATTGTTGCCAAGGCAACGCTTAAACTTGGTTATACAAATACTGGGACCTACGAATTTTTGATGGATCACGATCACCATTTTTACTTTATGGAAATGAATACTCGTCTTCAGGTTGAACATACGATTACCGAAGAAGTTACCGGCATTGAGCTGGTAAAGGGTCAGTTAGCCGTTGCTGCTAATGAAGTATTACCCTTTGTTCAAGCAGATGCGACTGTTAAGGGACATGCTTTGGAGTGTCGATTAAATGCCGAAGACCCCGAAAACAACTTTGCTCCTCAACCCGGGAAAATTACCCATTTATTTTTCCCTGATGGGTCATTGGGTGTCCGAATTGATGCTGGTGTGACCAACGGCAGTTTTATTTCACCTTTTTATGATTCAATGATCGCTAAATTAATCGTTCATTTAAATGACCGGAATGCGGTCATTGCGAAGATGAAACGGGTGTTAAGTGAGCTTGAAATTACGGGTGTCATAACCAATCAAGCCTTTTTATATGAGTTAGTTACATCTGATCGATTTAAACAGGGAACCTACTCGACTAGTTTTATTGAAAATGATGTTCTTGCTGGTAGGAGGGGATTAAATGCTGCAAAGTCGGTTTAA
- a CDS encoding cyclopropane-fatty-acyl-phospholipid synthase family protein — protein MLDKVVYKELFSKAFDITIEVTYWNGKKEKYGAGVPEIKVQFKHEIPIKSLTSQPTLVLGEAYMNGDIEIDGSIQTLIASAYRKKDSFLTHNSFLKHLPKISHSEKNSEKDIQKHYDIGNDFYKLWLDDTMTYSCAYFEKESDTLKQAQLNKVRYILRKLATNPGRKLLDIGSGWGTLLFMAAEEFGLDATGITLSQEQYNYTQSQIKERHLENQVHVILEDYREVSGQYDYVTSVGMFEHVGKENLGLYFKKVQEFLAPGGQALIHGITGQHEGAGVDPFINQYIFPGGYIPNVAENIKHIMDAQLQFSDIEPLRRHYQKTLEIWYQNYQKVRNQVIEKYGERFDRMWSLYLQACAASFESGNIDVIQYLLVNAPSGTGLPMKRNYIYN, from the coding sequence GTGCTAGACAAAGTGGTTTACAAGGAATTATTCAGTAAAGCATTCGACATAACGATTGAAGTAACTTATTGGAATGGGAAAAAAGAAAAATATGGCGCTGGAGTTCCTGAAATTAAGGTACAATTTAAACACGAAATTCCAATTAAATCGCTAACCAGTCAGCCTACCTTGGTTCTAGGTGAGGCTTATATGAATGGTGACATAGAGATTGATGGAAGTATACAAACATTAATCGCATCGGCTTACCGGAAAAAAGACAGTTTTTTAACTCATAATTCATTCTTAAAACACTTACCCAAAATATCGCATTCTGAAAAAAATAGTGAAAAAGATATTCAAAAACATTATGACATAGGTAACGATTTTTATAAGCTATGGTTAGATGACACAATGACCTATTCTTGTGCTTATTTTGAGAAAGAATCCGACACTTTGAAACAAGCACAATTGAACAAGGTCCGGTATATCTTACGTAAGCTAGCCACTAATCCTGGTCGTAAACTATTGGATATTGGTAGTGGATGGGGAACTTTATTATTCATGGCTGCTGAAGAGTTTGGACTAGATGCAACAGGTATTACCTTGAGCCAAGAACAATATAACTATACACAATCACAAATAAAGGAACGACACTTAGAAAATCAGGTCCACGTAATATTGGAAGACTATCGTGAAGTATCTGGTCAATACGATTACGTAACATCTGTGGGCATGTTTGAACATGTTGGTAAAGAAAACTTAGGACTATATTTTAAAAAGGTTCAAGAATTTTTGGCCCCAGGAGGACAAGCATTGATTCACGGCATTACTGGACAACATGAAGGTGCTGGTGTGGATCCATTTATTAATCAATACATCTTTCCAGGAGGATACATTCCCAATGTTGCTGAAAATATTAAGCACATTATGGATGCCCAATTGCAATTTTCAGATATTGAACCCTTACGACGCCATTACCAAAAAACATTGGAAATCTGGTACCAAAACTATCAGAAGGTTCGGAATCAAGTCATCGAAAAATATGGTGAACGTTTTGATCGAATGTGGAGTCTATACTTACAAGCTTGTGCCGCTTCCTTCGAATCAGGCAATATAGATGTTATTCAGTACTTATTAGTGAATGCACCTAGTGGTACAGGATTGCCGATGAAACGCAATTACATTTATAATTAA
- the fabZ gene encoding 3-hydroxyacyl-ACP dehydratase FabZ: protein MSVLDAAKIMDLIPNRYPILFMDKVDELNPGESIVCTKNVTINEEFFQGHFPGNPVMPGVLIIESLAQAASILILKTEKYRGKTAYLGAIDNAKFRKVVRPGDVLKLHVEMEKQRDNMGKVKCAAKVEDKVACSADLTFIVPNPDKKI, encoded by the coding sequence ATGAGTGTATTAGATGCAGCTAAAATTATGGATCTAATTCCCAATCGATATCCAATTTTGTTTATGGATAAAGTCGATGAATTAAATCCGGGTGAATCGATCGTTTGTACCAAAAACGTCACAATTAACGAGGAATTTTTCCAAGGCCATTTTCCTGGAAATCCAGTTATGCCCGGCGTATTAATTATCGAGTCGCTTGCTCAAGCAGCTTCGATTTTAATTCTCAAGACGGAAAAATATCGTGGCAAGACAGCTTACCTTGGTGCCATTGATAATGCCAAATTCAGAAAAGTTGTTCGTCCGGGTGATGTTTTGAAGCTACATGTTGAAATGGAAAAACAGCGTGACAACATGGGTAAAGTTAAATGCGCTGCCAAAGTTGAAGACAAAGTGGCTTGTTCCGCCGACTTAACGTTCATTGTTCCAAATCCAGATAAAAAGATTTAG